TTGCATCAGCTTTAGCGGTGGTCGTATTAGGTGATGAAAGTGGCCGTCTAGATAATGAAAATCAAAAAATGAAATTCGCAGCAATAGAAGCGATGTGGCATACAGGAGCAGCTCCTGCCCCTCTCACCGTCTTTGGTATTCCCGATGAACAAGCTATGAAAACCAATTATGCATTGGATATTCCCTTCGTATTGGGAGTCATCGCAACGCGTTCTTTCTCAGAACCCCTGGAAGGAATTTCTGAATTGATCGAACAGGGGAAACAACGAATCAAAGAAGGTATGCTCGCCTATGAAGCGTTGACCCGATTACAAAAAAATCCTAATGATGTGCAAGCAAAAACAGATTTTACTGCACACAGTAAATATTTAGGTTACGGCCTGCTCTTAAAGAAATATACAGAAAAAGTAGTTGACGCAACTGAAGCGCAAATTAATCAAGCAGCACAGGATTTGAAACCTCGAGTAACGCCTTTATTTTTCTCTTTCCGAATTATGGTTGCTTGTGGCTTCTTCTTCATCCTCTTATTCGCAACAGGTTTTTACTTATCCATGAAGCGTAAATTACATACTACCCGCTGGTACTTGCGTGCCGCTTTCTTTTCACTTCCATTACCTTGGATTGCTGCAGAGTTGGGATGGGTAGTCGCAGAATACGGACGGCAACCTTGGGTAGTTCAGGATATCTTACCCACGGCAATGGGTACCTCTAGTTTGAGTGCGACTCAAGTATTAACCTCAATAACCGGTTTTATTCTCTTCTACACAATTCTCGCTGTAGTTGAAATTTTCTTGATGGTGAAGTACATCCGTCTTGGCCCAGATAATATGGCTCATTAGGAGATTCAAAATGCCATTGGATTATGAAACATTACGAATTATATGGTGGATTCTGCTCGGTGTATTACTCATTGGTTTTGCAATCATGGATGGTTTTGATCTAGGTGTTGCCATATGGCTGCCATGGCTTGCTAAAACAGATATCGAGAGGCGTGTATTAATTAATAGCATCGGTCCAACCTGGGAAGGAAATCAAGTCTGGTTTATTCTAGGTGGTGGTGCAATTTTTGCTGCCTGGCCAGCTTTATATGCCCTCTCTTTCTCGGGTTTTTATTTTGCCATGCTCCTGGTTTTGTTGGCACTCATTTTACGTCCGGTTGGATTTAAATACCGTTCAAAATTAACCAATTATCGATGGCGTACTTTTTGGGATTATGCGTTATTTGTCGGTGGTTTCGTACCCTCACTAATATTTGGTGTTGCTATAGGAAATGTATTGCAAGGCGTTCCTTTTCATTATGATGAATATTTACGACCTTTTTATACTGGCAGCTTTTTTGGGTTGTTGAACCCTTTTGCCCTGTTATGTGGTATCTTGTCGGTATTGATGCTTTCTATGCACGGTGCTTTTTTCCTTAACTTGAGGACGGAAGGACACATACAGCAACGTGCCATGAGTGCAGGGAAAATAGCTGCACTATTGACGTTATTGGTCTTTATTGGTGCTGGTTTTTGGCTTCATTATGGTATTGATGGTTACAGTGTGACTGGAACTCTGGTTCATGATGGTCCATCCAATCCGCTTTACAAAACGGTTATCCGTCAAGCAACGGCTTGGTTTTCCAATTACCAAATCCTACCCATCACTTTATTGGTGCCGGCAGTTGGAATTATTGGCGCTTTGTTAGCCTTTCTTGCAGCAAAACATGTTAAAACTGCTTTTATATGTAGTGCCTTTTCTGTTGCTGGAATTATTGGTACTGTGGGTGTGAGTATGTTTCCCTTCATACTGCCCTCTTCATCAAATCCAGAACAAAGTTTGCTGGTGTGGGATAGCTCCTCAAGCCATTTAACTTTATTTATTATGTTGGTAGCAACTGTTATCTTTTTACCTGTGGTACTGCTTTATACGACTTGGGTCTATCGAGTTTTGCGAGGAAAAATAACAGAAGATA
This sequence is a window from Legionella cherrii. Protein-coding genes within it:
- a CDS encoding cytochrome ubiquinol oxidase subunit I; this encodes MIPGTDLVDLSRLQFALTALYHFLFVPLTLGLSLILAIMETIYVMTGRDIWRQMVKYWGVLFGINFVLGVATGLTMEFQFGTNWAYYSHYVGDVFGAPLAIEGLMAFFLEATFVGLFFFGWDRLSRVQHMFCTWLLALGTNLSALWILIANGWMQNPVGAEFNFQTMRMEVTDFAAVMFNPVAQAKFVHTISAGYVTGSIFVLSISAYFLLRGRNINFAKRSMTVAASFGLASALAVVVLGDESGRLDNENQKMKFAAIEAMWHTGAAPAPLTVFGIPDEQAMKTNYALDIPFVLGVIATRSFSEPLEGISELIEQGKQRIKEGMLAYEALTRLQKNPNDVQAKTDFTAHSKYLGYGLLLKKYTEKVVDATEAQINQAAQDLKPRVTPLFFSFRIMVACGFFFILLFATGFYLSMKRKLHTTRWYLRAAFFSLPLPWIAAELGWVVAEYGRQPWVVQDILPTAMGTSSLSATQVLTSITGFILFYTILAVVEIFLMVKYIRLGPDNMAH
- the cydB gene encoding cytochrome d ubiquinol oxidase subunit II; this translates as MPLDYETLRIIWWILLGVLLIGFAIMDGFDLGVAIWLPWLAKTDIERRVLINSIGPTWEGNQVWFILGGGAIFAAWPALYALSFSGFYFAMLLVLLALILRPVGFKYRSKLTNYRWRTFWDYALFVGGFVPSLIFGVAIGNVLQGVPFHYDEYLRPFYTGSFFGLLNPFALLCGILSVLMLSMHGAFFLNLRTEGHIQQRAMSAGKIAALLTLLVFIGAGFWLHYGIDGYSVTGTLVHDGPSNPLYKTVIRQATAWFSNYQILPITLLVPAVGIIGALLAFLAAKHVKTAFICSAFSVAGIIGTVGVSMFPFILPSSSNPEQSLLVWDSSSSHLTLFIMLVATVIFLPVVLLYTTWVYRVLRGKITEDTVNKNRDTAY